A genomic stretch from Aquila chrysaetos chrysaetos chromosome 1, bAquChr1.4, whole genome shotgun sequence includes:
- the RPIA gene encoding ribose-5-phosphate isomerase, which produces MRLPGRLGPLRSTPLAARPPGRVRAGPAAGRRASARGRLGGTMAEEAKRLAACAAVDKHVQNNQVLGIGSGSTIVHAVHRLAERVKEENLTIVCIPTSFQARQLILQNGLTLSDLDRHPELDVAIDGADEVDSDLNLIKGGGGCLTQEKIVAGYAKCFIVIADYRKKSESLGERWKKGIPIEVIPMAYVPVTRALTKNFGGAAELRMAVSKAGPVVTDNGNFILDWKFDKVHEWSEVNTAIKMIPGVVETGLFIDMAEVVYFGMEDGSVSVREKQPR; this is translated from the exons ATGCGGCTCCCCGGCCGGCTCGGCCCGCTCCGCAGCACGCCCCTGGCCGCCCGGCCGCCGGGGAGGGTCagagcggggccggcggcggggagacGCGCCTCGGCCCGCGGGCGGCTCGGCGGCACCATGGCAGAGGAGGCCAAGAGGCTGGCCGCCTGCGCGGCCGTGGACAAGCACGTCCAG AACAATCAAGTTCTTGGGATTGGAAGTGGTTCTACGATTGTCCACGCGGTGCATCGATTAG ccGAGCGGGTTAAAGAGGAGAACCTGACAATTGTCTGCATCCCTACGTCTTTTCAG GCCCGACAGCTGATCCTGCAGAACGGCTTAACGCTAAGTGACTTGGACCGACATCCAGAG CTCGATGTTGCCATCGATGGAGCAGATGAAGTGGACTCTGACCTCAACCTTATCAAAGGTGGCGG TGGCTGCCTGACGCAGGAGAAGATAGTTGCAGGATATGCAAAATGCTTCATCGTTATTGCTGATTACAG GAAAAAATCGGAGAGCCTCGGGGAGCGATGGAAGAAGGGAATTCCTATCGAAGTCATCCCCATGGCTTACGTCCCCGTCACCAGGGCCCTGACCAAAAACTTTGGAGGTGCCGCAGAGCTGCGGATGGCTGTTAGCAAAGCG GGCCCTGTGGTGACAGACAACGGGAACTTCATCCTGGACTGGAAGTTTGACAAAGTTCATGAATGGAGTGAAGTGAACACCGCTATAAAAATGATACCAG GCGTGGTGGAGACGGGACTCTTCATCGACATGGCAGAGGTGGTGTACTTTGGCATGGAGGACGGCTCGGTCAGCGTGCGGGAGAAGCAGCCTCGCTGA